The Cucumis melo cultivar AY chromosome 6, USDA_Cmelo_AY_1.0, whole genome shotgun sequence genome includes a region encoding these proteins:
- the LOC103490655 gene encoding phosphoserine aminotransferase 2, chloroplastic-like, whose protein sequence is MATITSPHSLLLQNPNRHHLKSSISTSHFNALPLPSPSPSPKRFSISCSAASTTSPLELQNPPPSHSSSNDRVFNFAAGPATLPESVLKKAESELINWRGSGMSVMEMSHRGKDFTSIIQKAESDLRSLLDIPSDYAVLFLQGGATTQFAAIPLNLCKPDDTVDYVVTGSWGDKAFKEAQKYCKPKVIWSGKADKYTKIPAFEDLEQSPNAKYLHICANETIHGVEFKNYPNPKNLLVADMSSNFCSKPVDISKFGIIYAGAQKNVGPSGVTIVIIRKDLIGGAQDITPVMLDYKIHHENNSLYNTPPCYGIYMCGLVFEDLLQQGGLKEVEKKNKKKADILYEAIDQSNGFYRCPVERSVRSLMNVPFTLEKAELEGEFIKEAAKEKMVQLKGHRSVGGMRASIYNAMPLAGVEKLVAFMKDFQARHA, encoded by the coding sequence ATGGCTACCATAACTTCCCCAcactctcttcttcttcagAACCCTAATCGCCACCACCTCAAATCCTCCATTTCCACCTCTCATTTCAATGCCCTCCCTCTCCcttctccctctccctctcccaAACGCTTCTCCATTTCCTGCTCTGCAGCTTCCACCACCTCCCCTCTCGAGCTCCAAAATCCTCCTCCCTCCCACAGTTCTTCCAACGATCGTGTCTTCAATTTCGCCGCCGGCCCCGCCACCTTGCCCGAGTCCGTCCTCAAAAAGGCTGAGTCTGAACTCATCAACTGGCGCGGATCTGGTATGAGCGTAATGGAAATGAGCCATCGAGGCAAAGATTTCACATCTATTATCCAAAAGGCCGAATCAGATCTCAGAAGCCTTCTGGATATTCCCTCCGATTACGCCGTTTTGTTCTTGCAGGGCGGCGCCACCACTCAATTTGCCGCGATCCCTTTGAATCTGTGCAAACCCGATGACACCGTCGATTATGTCGTCACCGGATCCTGGGGCGATAAGGCCTTCAAAGAGGCTCAGAAATATTGTAAGCCTAAGGTAATTTGGTCTGGCAAAGCTGACAAATACACCAAAATCCCAGCATTCGAGGATCTGGAACAAAGCCCTAATGCCAAATATTTGCACATTTGTGCGAATGAGACCATCCATGGGGTTGAATTCAAGAACTATCCAAATCCGAAAAACCTCTTGGTGGCTGATATGTCCTCCAATTTCTGCTCAAAACCTGTTGACATATCTAAATTTGGGATCATTTACGCTGGAGCCCAGAAGAACGTTGGACCATCTGGGGTCACCATTGTTATCATCAGGAAGGATCTGATCGGTGGAGCACAAGACATAACTCCCGTGATGTTGGATTACAAGATCCACCATGAAAACAATTCGCTCTACAACACTCCACCTTGTTATGGCATCTACATGTGTGGATTGGTGTTTGAGGATCTGTTACAACAGGGGGGCCTGAAGGAGGTggagaagaagaacaagaagaaggCCGATATTCTATACGAGGCGATCGATCAAAGCAACGGATTCTACCGATGCCCAGTTGAGCGATCGGTAAGATCTTTGATGAATGTACCATTTACTCTGGAGAAGGCAGAGCTGGAAGGTGAGTTTATTAAGGAAGCAGCTAAAGAGAAAATGGTTCAACTGAAGGGGCATAGATCAGTGGGAGGAATGAGAGCTTCTATATACAATGCAATGCCATTGGCTGGAGTGGAGAAATTGGTCGCTTTCATGAAGGACTTCCAGGCAAGGCATGCTTGA